The segment GACATGGTTTTCATGGCACCCCATTAATTGGACCGTTTGGATGTCTATCTGCGACTGCAGCCCGATCGTATCGTAAAAGCTTGACGTCATCAAAACTTTTTGATCTGATCGAAACAAGCCATCGTGCGCCGCAGCATAGCCGTCTGGATGGCTATCCATTCCGTGCCAGGGGACCTAGGGCACAACCGACTCCCGGGGGAGTTTCATGAACCACGATTTCAAGCGCACGTTGCTCTATTCCGCCCTGTTGTCCGTGGCCTTGGCCGCAGGCGCCGCCGAGGCACAGGACGCGACCACGCCCGCCAACGATAAAAAGAAGGCGCAGGCGTCGGATACGCCCCAGACCCTCGAAGGCATCACGGTGACCGCCGCCAAGCGCGAGCAGGATATCCAGAAGGTGCCGATCAGCATGACCGCACTGACGGGCGAGCAGCTGGAGCGCCAGGGTGTAACCAGCCTGGTCGATCTCGCCCGTATCGCACCTTCTCTCACCGTCGTTTCGTCAGGCCCGGGTTCGAACAACCTGATCATCCGCGGTATCTCGTCCAGCGCCGGCTCCGCGGCGACGGTCGGCTACTACCTGGATGACGTGCCCATCGCGGCGTCCAGCAATGCCGCCCTGCTCTCCACGCGTGGCGTGATTGATCCGTCGGTGTTCGATATCGAGCGTGTCGAGGTGCTTCGCGGGCCCCAGGGCACGATCTACTGCTCCAGCTCCATGGGCGGCACGGTCAAGTACGTGACCAACCAGCCGGACCTGGACTTCGTCGAAGCCCGCATCAAGACCGATGTCTCCGGCACGTACCATGGCGGCCCAAACGCCAACGTCAATGGCGTGCTCAACATTCCGCTGCTCAAGGACAAGGTCGCCCTGCGCGTCTCTGCCTACTATCGCGATGACGACGGCTATATCGACCGCTACCGGATCTCGCCGACCAACTATCTCGAGGCGGACCCGGACAGCAAGAAGAAGGACAACGTCAACACGTTCAAGACGTATGGCGCACTTGCGGCACTGCTGATCAAGCCGGACGATACCCTGACGATCACGCCGAGCGTCATCTACCAGTACTCCAGGCTCGGCTCGCCGTTTACCTACGACAAGATCCCGGCGACGCTCAGCGACCCCTACCAAGTGCGCGATGTCAACGAAGCGAACGTGCAGAAGTCGACGATCTCGAACCTCGCCATCCACAAGCAGTTCGACGCGTTCGAACTGATGTCGTCATCCTCGTACTTCACGCGCGACGTCAACATCCGCGACGATAGCTCCAAGGTCATCAACTACTTCTTCGGCCTGCCCAGCGTCTACCCGACGACCATGTACGGAAGCTACAAGAACAAGGAGTTCACCGAGGAAGTGCGGGCCACCAGCAAGTTCGACGGGCCGGTGCAGGCGATCCTTGGCGCCTTCTACCACGATGTGCGTGCGCCGCTTTCCTCGTCCATCCCCTACCCCGACGGCTTCAACCAGGCCTTCAATACGCCGTTCCCTGATTACTCGACGATCTACGCCGGCGCGCGCAACGCCACCCTGCACGAGTATGCCGTGTTCGGTGAGCTGTCCTGGAACATCACCGATAAGCTGAAGGCCAGCGCCGGCATCCGTGCGTTCGAGGTGAAGCAGGGCTTCGCGCAGAGCGGCGACGGCCTCCTCAACGGCGGCCCGAGCACCGTACATAGCAGCTCGAAGGACTACGGCAGCACGCCGAAGTTCACGCTGCAGTACCAGGTCAGCCCGGACAACATGGTCTACGCCACGGCATCCGAAGGCTACCGTCCGGGCGGCCCGAATAACCCGGCGCCAGCGGCGCTGTGTGGCTCGGAGGTCGAAGGCCTTGGCCTCAGCCAGTCGCAGTTGAACAAGTACAACCCGGATACCCTGTGGAACTACGAGCTGGGCTTCAAGAGCTCGATGCTGGACCGGCGCCTGCTGATCGACGCGTCCGTGTATCACATCGACTGGAAGCACGTGCAGCAGCAGATCGTGCTGGGTTGCGGCTACAACATCACGGCTAACTTCGGCGATGCCGTCAGCCAGGGTGCGGAGCTGGAGATGAAGTTCCTGCCCATCAACTCGGTGACCCTGAGTGCCGGATTCAGCTACAACGACGCGCATCTGAAGAACGACGTGCCTGGCACCTCGGCGAAGGATGGCGACCGCCTCGTGAACGTTCCACGTTTTACCGGCTCACTCGCGGCCGAGTATCGCCACCGGGTCAACGCCCAGTACGACGGCTTCATGCGCACCGATATCAGCTACGTGGGTGATTCCAACTTCCTGTACGACCGGGAAAGCCCGTTCTACCGCCGCAAGGGCTTTGCCACCACCAACGTCCGCGTGGGCATGGAAGGCCGTAATGGCTTCGATATCTCGCTCTACGCCACCAACCTGTTCGACAAGCACGGCGAGACCGACCTTCCCGTCGCCATCTCGGCCGACCTGCCGACGACGCGCCGCGTGGCACTTAATCAGCCGCGTACGATTGGTGTGACCTTGCAGTATCAG is part of the Luteibacter pinisoli genome and harbors:
- a CDS encoding TonB-dependent receptor, with the protein product MNHDFKRTLLYSALLSVALAAGAAEAQDATTPANDKKKAQASDTPQTLEGITVTAAKREQDIQKVPISMTALTGEQLERQGVTSLVDLARIAPSLTVVSSGPGSNNLIIRGISSSAGSAATVGYYLDDVPIAASSNAALLSTRGVIDPSVFDIERVEVLRGPQGTIYCSSSMGGTVKYVTNQPDLDFVEARIKTDVSGTYHGGPNANVNGVLNIPLLKDKVALRVSAYYRDDDGYIDRYRISPTNYLEADPDSKKKDNVNTFKTYGALAALLIKPDDTLTITPSVIYQYSRLGSPFTYDKIPATLSDPYQVRDVNEANVQKSTISNLAIHKQFDAFELMSSSSYFTRDVNIRDDSSKVINYFFGLPSVYPTTMYGSYKNKEFTEEVRATSKFDGPVQAILGAFYHDVRAPLSSSIPYPDGFNQAFNTPFPDYSTIYAGARNATLHEYAVFGELSWNITDKLKASAGIRAFEVKQGFAQSGDGLLNGGPSTVHSSSKDYGSTPKFTLQYQVSPDNMVYATASEGYRPGGPNNPAPAALCGSEVEGLGLSQSQLNKYNPDTLWNYELGFKSSMLDRRLLIDASVYHIDWKHVQQQIVLGCGYNITANFGDAVSQGAELEMKFLPINSVTLSAGFSYNDAHLKNDVPGTSAKDGDRLVNVPRFTGSLAAEYRHRVNAQYDGFMRTDISYVGDSNFLYDRESPFYRRKGFATTNVRVGMEGRNGFDISLYATNLFDKHGETDLPVAISADLPTTRRVALNQPRTIGVTLQYQY